From Micromonospora nigra, one genomic window encodes:
- a CDS encoding AfsR/SARP family transcriptional regulator → MRWPRQLMSLLFVLALLTGPPVVLLVLIGPPVRGWPTREQARAWLQEPLTEQTLTAGLTIGAWLLWLLLAYTVAVRVLTRLRATVVWLRRLPLPTPLQATASGMAGAAVFGVTTNTATTTPPPPPPPTTGVSEQPERASPLHDDSAARDDGIVVSGGWLPREVAEQVAAAAALIWLRRRRDYVPRPPGPHRRQEPDTEALPPTVTAVQAALADAPAPPAAQMPADSLAALTGILPAGGLGLTGPGALPIGRGLLVTVLLAGPRHPNTTLVTTRTTLTSLLGPEAETLGRRLPHLTIVEDLDDAARIIESADTSRIVILAADDYDRHDMTHLISAATTGASRLVVLGEGPGGPTWHADSTGHLHDPSRPETPRPRLCVLDQVAATDLLTIIAHPDPTPPALSAPRPHLPPAMPPGPRLPRQTTRGKQPRPSTAPRQRLQLRILGEPTLLIDGEPLTIRRSAALQILVYLATHPTGADTRQLTEAIWPGLPRRSPTGRLYTTLSDLRSSIRTATGLHVIDHTDDRYRLNPTHIDVDLWHLHAAIQRAAATVTDTTTAWQTILDAYPADLAAGRTWPWLDPQREAIRRHVIDTCVALADTEPDPQRTLALLQTGIHIDPYNANLHTRARNALITHGDHHAATEMHHRYLRNLAHAGLDDTPHPPLDREHGTASRRQ, encoded by the coding sequence GTGCGGTGGCCGCGACAGCTGATGTCGCTGCTGTTCGTCCTCGCGCTCCTGACGGGCCCGCCCGTGGTCCTGCTGGTTCTGATCGGCCCACCCGTACGCGGATGGCCGACCAGGGAACAAGCGCGGGCGTGGTTGCAGGAACCGCTGACCGAGCAGACCCTCACCGCCGGGCTGACGATCGGGGCGTGGCTGTTGTGGCTGCTGCTCGCCTACACCGTCGCCGTACGGGTCTTGACCCGCCTCCGCGCGACCGTGGTCTGGCTCCGGCGGCTTCCCCTACCGACACCACTACAGGCGACGGCCAGCGGAATGGCCGGAGCGGCAGTCTTCGGCGTCACCACCAACACCGCCACGACCACCCCGCCCCCACCACCACCGCCGACAACGGGAGTATCGGAGCAGCCCGAGCGGGCCAGCCCGTTGCATGACGACAGCGCGGCACGCGATGACGGAATCGTGGTGTCCGGCGGATGGCTGCCCCGTGAGGTAGCCGAGCAGGTCGCTGCTGCCGCAGCGCTGATCTGGCTCCGCCGCCGCCGCGACTACGTCCCTCGCCCACCCGGCCCGCACCGCCGCCAGGAACCAGACACCGAAGCGCTACCCCCCACCGTCACGGCCGTCCAAGCCGCCCTCGCCGACGCTCCCGCCCCGCCGGCTGCGCAGATGCCAGCGGACAGCCTTGCCGCCCTCACCGGGATCCTTCCGGCCGGCGGCCTGGGCCTCACCGGACCCGGCGCCCTGCCCATTGGCCGGGGGTTACTTGTCACCGTTCTCCTGGCCGGGCCACGCCACCCCAACACCACGCTGGTCACCACCCGGACCACGCTGACCAGCCTCCTCGGCCCGGAGGCGGAAACACTCGGTCGGCGTCTGCCACACCTGACGATCGTGGAAGACCTCGACGACGCTGCGCGGATCATCGAATCCGCAGACACTTCACGGATCGTGATCCTGGCCGCCGACGACTACGACCGGCACGACATGACCCACCTGATCAGCGCGGCCACCACGGGCGCCAGCAGGCTGGTCGTGTTGGGAGAAGGGCCCGGCGGCCCGACCTGGCACGCCGACTCCACCGGCCACCTCCACGACCCGTCCCGCCCCGAAACACCCCGACCACGGCTGTGTGTCCTGGACCAGGTGGCGGCCACCGACCTGCTCACCATCATTGCCCACCCGGACCCGACACCACCCGCCTTGAGCGCACCGCGCCCCCACCTCCCGCCGGCGATGCCGCCGGGACCGCGCCTGCCACGGCAGACCACACGCGGGAAGCAGCCTCGACCGTCCACCGCACCCCGACAGAGACTGCAACTGCGCATCCTGGGTGAACCCACACTGCTCATCGACGGCGAGCCCCTCACCATCCGCCGCAGCGCCGCCCTCCAAATCCTCGTCTACCTCGCCACCCACCCCACCGGCGCCGACACCCGCCAACTCACCGAAGCCATCTGGCCGGGCCTACCCCGCCGCTCACCCACCGGCCGGCTCTACACCACCCTCAGCGACCTACGCAGCAGCATCCGCACCGCCACCGGACTACACGTCATCGACCACACCGACGACCGATACCGCCTCAACCCCACACACATCGACGTCGACCTGTGGCACCTGCACGCCGCCATCCAACGCGCCGCCGCGACCGTCACCGACACCACCACCGCCTGGCAAACCATCCTCGACGCCTACCCCGCCGACCTCGCAGCAGGACGCACCTGGCCATGGCTCGACCCCCAACGCGAAGCCATCCGCCGACACGTGATCGACACCTGCGTCGCCCTCGCCGACACCGAACCCGACCCACAACGCACACTCGCCCTACTGCAGACCGGCATCCACATCGACCCGTACAACGCCAACCTCCACACCCGCGCCCGCAACGCCCTCATCACCCACGGCGACCATCACGCCGCCACCGAAATGCACCACCGCTACCTCCGGAACCTCGCCCACGCCGGCCTCGACGACACCCCACATCCCCCGCTCGACCGCGAACACGGAACCGCCAGCCGGCGGCAGTAG
- a CDS encoding Hsp70 family protein, translated as MGAARVESLALAAAPLRRVAVEAERVVGEPVRDVRLVVPAGWGPRRRTWMRQVAHRAGLAQPRLVEAPVAVAGHLLATGVQFPVGAFIVVCDVGAGAEVTVLRRGAAGFEVLATLADPAAGGTAVDLALTAALAGGRGVAGDGRGDWAMAEVVRTAKESLGTHPAVAVPLAGRAPVIADSAMLDQAAGPVVRRVAELVGETLAAAELGADDLAGIYCVGGSAHLPHLATVVAERTGIAPTVVVDPQLVAVRGAADAGAANAGPAEVVEVAVPPVRRAVAIAVPGFASLALIWQCLSTAEQHNTLSVHYWVQLNWGEFTMAAVFALLACLAAGTVLGSLIAARSPTPSTRTEGGKVSIGILAAVSLGLAIAGLYAVVTSEYFGLPVGPFLGWALWPLTPLTVLAVATAVVAARQWRTPPGGWSALLAAPSGSIIAAGLGMGLVQYSLTADRWPELVVWIDIAGRVGGLLVGVGIVMALVTPLMFRLVLCAPVGVISAAIVSMQASRILAISYAVAVAVWWAGRLWTQIIRPPTITPAATTPATTFPAAGGGG; from the coding sequence GTGGGTGCTGCTCGTGTGGAGTCTCTGGCGTTGGCGGCTGCGCCGTTGCGCAGGGTGGCGGTCGAGGCGGAGCGGGTCGTTGGTGAGCCGGTGCGGGATGTGCGGCTGGTGGTGCCGGCGGGGTGGGGGCCTCGTCGGCGTACGTGGATGCGGCAGGTCGCGCACCGGGCGGGTCTGGCTCAGCCGCGTCTTGTCGAGGCTCCGGTAGCCGTTGCCGGGCATCTGCTGGCCACGGGTGTGCAGTTTCCGGTGGGGGCGTTCATCGTCGTGTGTGACGTGGGGGCGGGCGCGGAGGTGACGGTGTTGCGTCGCGGCGCTGCTGGTTTCGAGGTCTTGGCGACCCTCGCCGATCCTGCGGCGGGTGGCACCGCCGTTGACCTGGCCTTGACTGCCGCTCTCGCGGGTGGTCGGGGGGTGGCCGGCGACGGCAGGGGCGATTGGGCGATGGCGGAGGTGGTCCGTACCGCGAAGGAGAGCTTGGGGACGCACCCGGCCGTTGCGGTACCGCTTGCCGGGCGGGCACCGGTCATCGCGGACAGCGCCATGCTCGACCAGGCTGCCGGGCCGGTGGTGCGACGTGTGGCGGAGTTGGTCGGGGAGACCCTCGCCGCGGCCGAACTCGGTGCCGATGACCTGGCGGGAATCTACTGTGTGGGCGGCAGTGCGCATCTGCCGCATCTGGCTACGGTCGTCGCCGAGCGCACGGGTATCGCCCCCACAGTCGTGGTCGATCCTCAGCTTGTCGCGGTCCGAGGCGCTGCGGACGCGGGGGCAGCGAACGCGGGGCCTGCGGAGGTGGTGGAGGTTGCGGTGCCGCCTGTGCGGCGGGCGGTGGCGATCGCGGTGCCGGGCTTCGCGTCCCTGGCCTTGATCTGGCAGTGCCTGTCGACTGCGGAGCAGCACAACACGCTGAGCGTGCACTACTGGGTGCAGCTGAACTGGGGCGAGTTCACGATGGCCGCCGTGTTCGCTCTGTTGGCCTGCCTCGCCGCAGGTACCGTCCTCGGTTCCCTGATTGCCGCGCGCAGCCCCACACCAAGTACGCGGACCGAGGGTGGGAAGGTCAGCATCGGCATCCTCGCTGCGGTCTCGCTGGGTTTGGCGATCGCCGGTCTGTACGCCGTGGTCACCAGCGAGTACTTCGGTCTGCCGGTGGGCCCGTTCCTCGGCTGGGCCCTGTGGCCGCTCACTCCCCTCACGGTGCTGGCGGTGGCGACGGCGGTGGTCGCCGCCCGGCAGTGGCGCACCCCGCCCGGCGGGTGGTCGGCGCTGCTGGCCGCACCAAGCGGATCGATCATCGCCGCCGGGCTCGGTATGGGGCTGGTTCAGTACTCGTTGACCGCCGACAGGTGGCCGGAACTGGTGGTGTGGATCGACATCGCCGGTCGGGTGGGTGGGCTGCTGGTCGGTGTCGGAATCGTCATGGCGCTGGTGACCCCGCTGATGTTCCGCCTCGTCCTCTGCGCTCCGGTCGGGGTGATCAGCGCGGCGATCGTCAGCATGCAGGCATCCCGCATCCTCGCCATCAGCTACGCCGTGGCCGTGGCGGTGTGGTGGGCGGGCCGGTTGTGGACGCAGATCATCCGTCCGCCCACGATCACCCCCGCCGCCACGACGCCAGCAACGACCTTCCCCGCTGCGGGCGGGGGTGGATGA
- a CDS encoding polymorphic toxin-type HINT domain-containing protein: MRASVVALAVLAGLLPVVQFPAVAVASPVTEPGESVSVGGVPLPAVRQGPDPDDEFAVTVPLPAATFPPAGEAVLDLTADAEQREAFGLTVEAATDPQPSGANAGGLADSGVESVRVRAFDKASSSALGNSGRLFTVARADGAASAWPVRVMVDYGDFAQAYGGSFADRLALVRLPGCAATSPEVPECSAGPVHVPAVNDPKTQTLTAVVDAGGDATATQSLRGAFEGFAAETAVASAGVYALTSTASGGSTGDYRATDMKPSDAWQVGLSSGAFTYSYPLPEPPLPYGGGLGLSLGYSSSAIDGVTSGTNNQGGWAGLGWSFSPGFIERTYRSCADDYPSDQLLAAEMCWQAPDMNDGDSATNDVTSAQMTISLNGQSTKLVKTTSGEWKTKDDFGWRIDWRTGGAEADGYWVVRTPDGAYYRFGHNRDAVWKTNFLGDDAGEPCHGSFPGSCRDPWRWNLDRVVDSNENMTELFWTRETNHYKRAKTGSILEYDRGGYLDRVEYGRNTTESGAVPVGKVEFHSVGRCVEYTTREDVVGDPYPSDPCPSISSSPSSYPDVPADLLCGSSSCGNYSQAYFTTKRLERVTSYKWNTSGSWENISRAHMRYKFLNPPGLTGEVLFLDYIRPVGLAGADADQIALPVVNFDAIDGELMPTYLDGRVDYDEGLGVAAMRMPRVVQIHNGFGGRIDVTYGRDDPCPDGGSDQPGYTTWHNGKDGNWDANNEDCYPIFHAPEGSEGGFGIFHKYLTKKVVYKDLVGGSPDQVTRYDYSPSTATWANPKEYFVPADEESWSDWRGYRTVRVLHGSGTDPSRYSVSTHTFYQGMYHDKNAAGALRGTMITDWDGVSRVDHHALAGRTLQVRQYKMTAYNANPALATYQEVGSNRIEHGYQSLGNGPGLNNPYRVLHQLEKNRTAVSGGWRSTQTQTTARDTYGYPTVALYEGDLATTTDDTCVETTYTQRVETDWYMVGFPVRVTTRAGTSCATATPGTELARTVTFYDNATTETSQGLYDGNVTRARAHRDATTHTDTTTTYDNFGRATSTTDPAGHTTTTTYTPAVNWPTDGITTSNNLPDPHVTTTYLSQYNGRPLRIVDANNKTTELVYDHLGRITAVYLPDDPRPTDGSPGQSSHSFGYHIPYDGATGQPHAAPSTTSSTLKSVNGTTTSRLSSATFLDGTGRPRETQAKGPHGGRIVTTTTYDARGNVAATGAPVHNSDNTFSGLLNPALNDLPSSTRTTYDHLSRPTHISDYRLDTLWRTTTHAHHGDYTVTTPPAPAEKTTTYTDAHGRTTTLAQYTNATDHLDTHYAYDRLGRLTTVTDPDSNTWSYTYDWTGGKKTATDPDSGLTTTAYDTAGRVRSTTNALGDTITLTYDQLSRVTSRWHGDADTGTKIAEYSYDTIAKGQPTASTRWHDGAAYTTTVTGYTDRYQPTGTSVTIPTTAKTSALAGTYTHTHTYDKAGDLATSTLPGVGGLPAETLTYNYNGNGYATTLTGASTYVSATSYYSHGPTHQVVLGGIGKRVRLTQTIDQPTGRLTATSVDLENSAQGGMFNSKYATTYGYDDNNNVTSLLGATNGTADQVECFRYDTLRRLTDAWTGDTPTTTACDQTPRRGGTIDPYWRSWQFDDVGNRKQQTDHNPTGNTVWTYTHPAPGTSQPHTLTGITATGPLATTPTRTFTHDTAGNTVTRHTDTGTLQHLDWTPEGRLDTLTEGTNETSYIYDADGNRLLQHTPDNTTLYLGPTELTLTTGSTQPDGTRYYTAAGTTIAVRTITGLTWSAGDHHGTEHTQIDAATHTTTRKRLLPYGENRTPPPTPFLGTKGFVGGTQDPTGLTHLGAREYDPTTGRFISLDPIQDLTDPQQWNGYSYANNNPTTLADPTGLLACEDSDCKRTEPKKPPGGGDGNGGGGGNGGGGNGGGGGGNGGGGGNGGGGGGGGLGNSSLGGEEGVRQIWTPNHISFHLYGTYFDDLPSYHQNDVLRRVWCNNNPKACAKADLSGSASASEFMAQITGYADVRDCAKGSGSSCLWAATILIPGAGAAASTILKLVAKALRGADNAVDAARLACSFSSDTKVLLADGTAKAISELKVGDTIYATDPQTGESGKRKITHVWVHEDDLHTLGIEGTALATTEDHPFWNETDREWQPAEDLEPGDRLATPSGKLATVTQHVSATTWRALAYNLTIADIHTYYVLAGNTPVLVHNTGPCLGPVQNPSRGSTARRPHVNWEEDLLLEVRHNPEAGERLVRVPQTDPRWPADKGWQKMTQTIDDVEIHYQYQTTTGAVDDLKVKDWIPGAVD; the protein is encoded by the coding sequence GTGCGCGCGAGTGTGGTGGCGTTGGCGGTGTTGGCGGGGTTGTTGCCGGTGGTGCAGTTTCCCGCCGTGGCGGTGGCGTCGCCGGTGACGGAGCCGGGGGAGTCGGTTTCGGTGGGGGGTGTTCCGCTGCCGGCGGTGCGGCAGGGGCCGGATCCGGATGACGAGTTCGCGGTGACGGTGCCGCTGCCGGCGGCGACGTTCCCGCCGGCTGGCGAGGCGGTCCTCGACCTGACCGCCGACGCGGAGCAGCGTGAGGCGTTCGGGCTGACCGTTGAGGCCGCGACGGATCCCCAGCCCTCCGGTGCGAACGCGGGGGGTCTCGCGGACTCGGGTGTGGAGTCGGTGCGGGTGCGTGCCTTCGACAAGGCGTCGTCGTCGGCGTTGGGAAACTCCGGCCGCCTGTTCACCGTGGCCCGTGCGGACGGGGCCGCGTCGGCGTGGCCCGTGCGGGTCATGGTCGATTACGGTGATTTCGCGCAGGCGTACGGGGGGTCGTTTGCTGACCGGTTGGCGTTGGTGCGGTTGCCGGGGTGCGCGGCGACGTCTCCGGAGGTGCCGGAGTGTTCGGCGGGGCCGGTGCACGTGCCGGCGGTCAACGACCCGAAGACCCAGACTTTGACGGCGGTTGTTGACGCCGGTGGTGATGCCACGGCGACGCAGTCGCTTCGGGGCGCGTTCGAGGGTTTCGCGGCCGAGACCGCGGTCGCGTCGGCGGGTGTGTACGCGTTGACGTCGACGGCGTCGGGTGGGTCGACCGGTGACTACCGGGCCACGGACATGAAGCCGTCGGACGCGTGGCAGGTCGGTTTGAGTTCCGGGGCCTTCACGTACAGCTATCCGTTGCCGGAGCCTCCGCTGCCCTACGGCGGCGGGCTGGGGCTGTCGTTGGGTTACTCGTCGAGTGCGATTGACGGGGTCACGTCGGGGACGAACAACCAGGGCGGTTGGGCTGGTTTGGGGTGGAGTTTCAGCCCGGGGTTCATCGAGCGCACCTATCGGTCCTGCGCGGACGACTACCCGAGCGACCAGTTGCTGGCCGCGGAGATGTGTTGGCAGGCGCCGGACATGAACGACGGCGACAGCGCCACCAACGACGTCACGTCGGCGCAGATGACGATCTCGCTCAACGGGCAGTCGACGAAGCTGGTCAAGACCACCAGTGGGGAGTGGAAGACCAAGGACGACTTCGGTTGGCGGATCGACTGGCGTACCGGCGGTGCCGAGGCCGACGGCTACTGGGTGGTGCGTACTCCGGACGGCGCCTACTACCGGTTCGGGCACAACCGGGACGCGGTGTGGAAGACGAACTTCCTCGGTGACGACGCGGGTGAGCCGTGCCACGGGTCGTTCCCGGGTTCGTGTCGGGATCCGTGGCGGTGGAACCTGGACCGGGTTGTCGACAGCAACGAGAACATGACGGAGCTGTTCTGGACCCGGGAGACGAACCACTACAAGCGGGCGAAGACCGGCAGCATCCTGGAGTACGACCGCGGTGGCTACCTCGACCGCGTTGAGTACGGCCGCAACACCACCGAGTCGGGTGCGGTGCCGGTCGGGAAGGTGGAGTTCCACTCGGTTGGCCGGTGCGTCGAGTACACCACCCGCGAGGACGTGGTCGGTGACCCGTACCCGAGTGACCCGTGCCCGTCGATCTCGTCGAGCCCGTCGTCGTATCCGGACGTGCCGGCGGACCTGCTGTGCGGGTCGTCGTCGTGTGGCAACTACTCCCAGGCGTACTTCACCACAAAGCGTCTGGAGCGGGTTACCTCCTACAAGTGGAACACCAGTGGCAGTTGGGAGAACATCTCCCGGGCGCACATGCGGTACAAGTTCCTCAACCCTCCCGGCCTGACCGGCGAGGTGTTGTTCCTGGACTACATCCGGCCTGTCGGGCTGGCCGGCGCGGACGCCGACCAGATCGCACTGCCGGTGGTCAATTTCGACGCGATCGACGGTGAGCTCATGCCCACCTACCTTGATGGCCGCGTCGACTACGACGAAGGCCTCGGGGTGGCGGCGATGCGGATGCCTCGGGTGGTGCAGATCCACAACGGGTTCGGTGGCCGTATCGACGTCACCTACGGCAGGGACGACCCCTGCCCCGACGGCGGCTCAGACCAGCCCGGCTACACCACCTGGCACAACGGCAAAGACGGCAACTGGGACGCCAACAACGAGGACTGCTACCCGATCTTTCACGCCCCGGAAGGCAGCGAGGGCGGCTTCGGGATCTTCCACAAGTACCTGACGAAGAAGGTCGTCTACAAGGACCTCGTCGGAGGATCCCCGGACCAGGTCACCCGCTACGACTACTCGCCGTCGACGGCGACGTGGGCGAACCCGAAGGAGTACTTCGTCCCCGCGGACGAGGAGTCCTGGAGCGACTGGCGCGGCTACCGCACCGTGCGTGTCCTGCACGGCTCCGGCACCGACCCGTCCCGCTACTCCGTGTCGACGCACACCTTCTACCAGGGCATGTACCACGACAAGAACGCCGCCGGTGCCCTTCGCGGCACCATGATCACCGACTGGGACGGTGTCTCCCGCGTCGACCACCACGCGCTCGCCGGCCGCACCCTGCAGGTCCGTCAGTACAAGATGACCGCCTACAACGCCAACCCCGCCCTGGCGACCTACCAGGAAGTCGGCTCGAACCGCATCGAGCACGGCTACCAGTCGCTCGGCAACGGACCCGGCCTGAACAACCCCTACCGCGTGCTCCACCAGCTGGAGAAGAACCGCACGGCGGTCAGCGGCGGCTGGCGGTCCACCCAGACCCAAACCACCGCCAGAGACACCTACGGCTACCCGACCGTCGCCCTCTACGAGGGTGACCTCGCCACCACCACCGACGACACCTGCGTCGAGACCACCTACACCCAGCGCGTCGAGACCGACTGGTACATGGTCGGTTTCCCCGTCCGCGTCACCACCCGCGCAGGCACCAGCTGCGCCACGGCAACCCCCGGCACGGAACTCGCCCGCACCGTCACCTTCTACGACAACGCCACCACCGAAACCAGCCAGGGCCTCTACGACGGCAACGTCACCCGGGCCCGCGCCCACCGCGACGCCACCACTCACACCGACACCACCACCACGTACGACAACTTCGGCCGGGCCACCTCGACCACCGACCCGGCCGGACACACGACCACCACCACCTACACCCCGGCCGTGAACTGGCCCACCGACGGCATCACCACCAGCAACAACCTGCCCGACCCGCACGTCACGACCACCTACCTGTCGCAGTACAACGGCCGACCGCTGCGCATCGTCGACGCCAACAACAAGACCACCGAACTGGTCTACGACCACCTCGGCCGCATCACCGCCGTCTACCTGCCCGACGACCCCCGACCCACCGACGGCAGTCCCGGCCAGAGTTCACACAGCTTCGGCTACCACATCCCCTACGACGGAGCCACCGGCCAGCCGCACGCCGCCCCGTCAACAACCAGCAGCACCCTGAAATCCGTGAACGGGACCACCACGTCCCGGCTGTCGTCGGCCACGTTCCTCGACGGCACCGGACGCCCCCGCGAGACCCAGGCCAAAGGCCCTCACGGCGGCCGGATCGTCACGACCACCACCTACGACGCCCGAGGAAACGTCGCCGCCACCGGCGCCCCCGTCCACAACAGCGACAACACGTTCTCCGGGCTACTCAACCCGGCCCTGAACGACCTGCCGTCCTCGACCCGCACGACGTATGACCACCTGTCCCGGCCCACCCACATCTCCGACTACCGCCTCGACACGCTGTGGCGGACCACGACCCACGCTCACCACGGCGACTACACCGTCACCACCCCGCCGGCACCCGCCGAAAAGACCACCACCTACACCGATGCACACGGCCGGACCACCACGCTGGCGCAGTACACCAACGCCACCGACCACCTCGACACCCACTACGCATACGACCGGCTCGGTCGCCTGACGACCGTCACCGACCCCGACAGCAACACCTGGTCCTACACCTACGACTGGACCGGCGGGAAGAAGACCGCGACCGACCCCGACTCCGGCCTCACCACCACCGCCTACGACACCGCCGGCCGCGTCAGGTCCACCACCAACGCCCTCGGCGACACCATCACCCTCACCTACGACCAACTGTCCCGGGTGACCTCACGCTGGCACGGCGACGCCGACACCGGCACCAAGATCGCCGAGTACAGCTACGACACCATCGCCAAGGGCCAACCCACCGCGTCCACCCGCTGGCACGACGGCGCCGCCTACACCACCACGGTCACCGGCTACACCGACCGCTACCAGCCCACCGGCACGTCCGTCACGATCCCCACCACCGCCAAGACCAGCGCCCTCGCCGGCACCTACACCCACACCCACACCTACGACAAAGCCGGCGACCTCGCCACCAGCACCCTGCCCGGCGTCGGCGGACTCCCCGCCGAAACCCTCACCTACAACTACAACGGCAACGGCTACGCCACCACCCTGACCGGAGCCAGCACCTACGTCTCGGCGACCAGCTACTACTCCCACGGCCCCACCCACCAGGTCGTGCTCGGAGGCATCGGCAAACGAGTCCGCCTCACCCAGACCATCGACCAACCCACCGGCCGCCTCACCGCCACCAGCGTCGACCTGGAAAACTCCGCCCAAGGCGGGATGTTCAACTCCAAGTACGCCACCACCTACGGCTACGACGACAACAACAACGTCACCTCACTGCTCGGCGCCACCAACGGCACCGCCGACCAGGTCGAATGCTTCCGCTACGACACCCTGCGCCGCCTCACCGACGCCTGGACCGGTGACACCCCCACCACCACCGCCTGCGACCAGACCCCCCGCAGAGGCGGCACCATCGACCCCTACTGGCGATCCTGGCAATTCGACGACGTCGGCAACCGCAAACAACAAACCGACCACAACCCCACCGGCAACACCGTCTGGACCTACACCCACCCTGCCCCCGGCACCAGCCAACCCCACACCCTGACTGGTATCACCGCCACCGGCCCACTCGCCACCACCCCCACCCGCACCTTCACCCACGACACCGCCGGCAACACCGTCACCCGACACACCGACACCGGCACCCTCCAACACCTCGACTGGACCCCCGAAGGCCGCCTCGACACCCTCACCGAAGGCACCAACGAGACCTCCTACATCTACGACGCCGACGGCAACCGACTCCTGCAACACACCCCCGACAACACCACCCTCTACCTCGGCCCCACCGAACTCACCCTCACCACCGGCAGCACCCAACCCGACGGCACCCGCTACTACACCGCCGCCGGCACCACCATCGCCGTACGCACCATCACCGGCCTCACCTGGAGCGCAGGCGACCACCACGGCACCGAACACACCCAAATCGACGCCGCCACCCACACCACCACCCGCAAACGACTCCTGCCCTACGGCGAAAACCGCACCCCACCCCCAACCCCCTTCCTCGGCACCAAAGGCTTCGTCGGCGGCACCCAAGACCCCACCGGCCTCACCCACCTCGGCGCCCGCGAATACGACCCCACCACCGGCCGCTTCATCAGCCTCGACCCCATCCAAGACCTCACCGACCCCCAACAATGGAACGGCTACAGCTACGCCAACAACAACCCCACCACCCTCGCCGACCCCACCGGCCTCCTCGCCTGCGAAGACAGCGACTGCAAGCGAACCGAGCCAAAAAAGCCGCCGGGAGGCGGTGACGGCAACGGCGGTGGCGGGGGCAACGGCGGTGGCGGCAACGGCGGTGGCGGTGGCGGCAACGGCGGTGGCGGGGGCAACGGCGGCGGAGGCGGAGGCGGCGGACTCGGCAACTCCAGCCTGGGAGGTGAAGAAGGGGTCCGACAGATCTGGACACCCAACCACATCTCCTTCCACCTCTACGGAACATACTTCGACGACCTGCCCTCATACCACCAAAACGACGTGCTGCGCAGAGTCTGGTGCAACAACAACCCGAAAGCCTGCGCCAAAGCCGACCTGAGTGGATCCGCATCCGCATCGGAGTTCATGGCGCAAATCACCGGATACGCCGACGTAAGAGACTGCGCAAAAGGCAGTGGATCGAGCTGCCTATGGGCGGCAACAATTCTCATTCCCGGCGCCGGTGCCGCCGCCAGTACTATCCTGAAACTTGTAGCGAAAGCGCTGCGCGGCGCGGATAACGCCGTTGATGCAGCCAGACTCGCATGTAGTTTCAGCAGCGACACGAAGGTCTTGCTCGCGGACGGAACCGCAAAGGCCATCAGTGAACTGAAGGTCGGCGACACAATCTACGCAACCGACCCACAGACCGGAGAAAGCGGCAAGCGAAAGATCACCCACGTCTGGGTCCACGAAGACGACCTCCACACCCTCGGCATCGAAGGAACTGCCCTCGCAACAACCGAAGACCACCCCTTCTGGAATGAAACAGACCGCGAATGGCAGCCCGCCGAGGACCTCGAACCCGGCGATCGACTCGCCACCCCCTCAGGCAAGCTCGCAACGGTCACCCAGCACGTATCGGCAACCACATGGCGCGCCCTTGCCTACAACCTCACGATCGCAGACATCCACACGTACTATGTGCTCGCCGGCAACACGCCGGTCCTCGTGCACAATACGGGTCCGTGTCTTGGACCTGTGCAAAATCCATCGCGGGGCAGTACTGCGCGACGACCTCACGTTAACTGGGAGGAGGATTTGCTGCTGGAGGTGAGACACAATCCGGAAGCCGGTGAAAGATTGGTTAGGGTTCCGCAAACTGATCCGAGATGGCCGGCCGATAAAGGTTGGCAAAAGATGACTCAGACGATTGATGACGTGGAAATTCATTACCAATACCAGACTACAACAGGTGCAGTTGACGACCTCAAGGTGAAGGACTGGATTCCGGGAGCGGTCGACTGA
- a CDS encoding transposase, with protein MTALLRTVDLNVDARRALTTTTITTHRGLAHPRRGSGPCRLPSRAIRLARRIRALDAELAANHTALHEAVTMQAPQLLDLTGVGAAVAATVLLAWSHPGHIRSDAAFAALAGASPLPASSGNTTRHRLNRGRRPPPQPSPLHRRPGPHGPRPRTRAYVTRRTVKGRTKREVMRNLKRYISR; from the coding sequence TTGACCGCCCTGCTGCGGACCGTCGATCTCAACGTCGACGCCCGTCGCGCCCTGACCACCACGACCATCACCACCCATCGCGGCTTGGCGCACCCGAGGAGAGGATCCGGCCCTTGCCGTCTGCCGAGCCGAGCCATCCGCCTGGCCCGACGCATCAGGGCCCTCGACGCCGAACTCGCCGCCAACCACACCGCCCTGCACGAAGCCGTCACCATGCAGGCGCCGCAACTGCTCGACCTGACCGGCGTCGGCGCCGCAGTCGCCGCGACCGTCCTGCTGGCCTGGTCACATCCCGGACACATCCGCTCCGACGCCGCGTTCGCTGCCCTGGCCGGCGCATCACCACTACCAGCCTCATCAGGCAACACCACCCGACACCGACTCAACCGCGGGCGGCGACCGCCGCCTCAACCGAGCCCTCTACACCGTCGCCCTGGTCCGCATGGGCCACGACCCCGCACCCGGGCCTACGTCACCCGCCGCACCGTCAAAGGCCGCACCAAACGCGAGGTCATGCGCAACCTCAAGCGCTACATCAGCAGGTAA